Proteins from one Phalacrocorax carbo chromosome 19, bPhaCar2.1, whole genome shotgun sequence genomic window:
- the LOC135316475 gene encoding proline-rich protein 22-like produces the protein MARPPLGLPPRGSRAAPAPRLLHTFVLPETFSPPGSANLCPLPAQEQPFPAAWAPPPAVATHAPQAPPAGLQRPPRGCFFDPRAFHMQRTTTSLLPRATATLAHGAASLPGAGLWGPGGCATCLAWAAPRTPHGQPQHHAPYQEQRRAVAPASPVQPPSSSGLQHAEGTAAPSACNMPPGTNVPTSPSTATHNQGLGDPAAGLGVSDKELLEEALRLLGCSLDAEGLSQGGPSSGPMPGDPGGTCAEAGAVATASPISPTAIPAYEHAEGQPAHTNIAVSGTPAGAHPGTNIPLGTHVHTSPSAAPHNQPLGDPAADLALPDEVPLHEALRFFGCSMDESGISPEGPSSGPTPGDPGATSAGIPPCDLASLALPEELLSPDYSVPETADATLSLEEFVQSIGLELQEPWGDAGRELPGPQPAMAGARGKKRGKSPLPKAASKRRALAGSTRVAGRD, from the exons ATGGCGCGGCCACCACTGGGGCTCCCACCGCGCGGCTCCCgtgccgccccggcaccccggctccTCCACACTTTTGTACTCCCCgaaaccttctccccaccag gctcagccaacctgtgcccactgcccgcgcaggagcagcccttccccgcagcctgggcacccccaccGGCGGTGGCAACCCACGCCccacaggcaccaccagcag ggctgcagaggcctccACGGGGCTGCTTCTTCGACCCGCGGGCGTTCCACATGCAGCGCACAACCACCAGCCTGCTTCCACGGGCCACCGCCACGCTCGCCCACGGTGCCGCTTCTCTGCCGGGTGCTGGCCTCtggggccccgggggctgcgcgacctgcctggcctgggcagccccacgcacccccCACGGCCAACCCCAACACCACGCCCCCTaccaagagcagaggagagcggtggccccagcctccccggtgCAGCCGCCGTCCAGCTCTGGCCTCCAGCACGCTGAAGGCACGGCTGCACCCTCGGCATGCAACATGCCACCAGGCACCAacgtccccaccagcccctcgaCTGCCACCCACAACCAAGGTCTTGGggacccagctgctggccttggAGTCTCTGACAAGGAGCTTCTTGAAGAGGCCCTAAGGCTCCTTGGTTGCTCCCTGGATGCggaggggctcagccagggagggcccagcagcggccccatgcctggggaccccgGTGGCACCTGCGCAGAGGCTGGAGCGGTGGCCACAGCCTCCCCGATCTCGCCGACGGCCATCCCCGCCTATGAGCACGCCGaggggcagccagcacacaccaACATCGCTGTCAGCGGCACCCCCGCGGGGGCACACCCGGGCACCAACATCCCCCTGGGCACCCACGTccacaccagcccctctgctgctccccacaaccAGCCTCTGGGAGACCCGGCTGCTGACCTTGCGCTGCCCGATGAGGTGCCTCTCCACGAGGCCCTCAGGTTCTTTGGCTGCTCCATGGACGAGTCGGGGATCAGCCCGGAGggtcccagcagcggccccacgcCTGGGGACCCGGGTGCCACCAGCGCAGGCATCCCCCCCTGCGACCTCGCCTCACTCGCTCTGCccgaggagctgctcagccctgactaCAGCGTCCCCGAGACCGCCGACGCCACCCTGAGCCTGGAAGAGTTTGTCCAGAGCAtcgggctggagctgcaggagccgtggggggatgcggggagggagctgccagggccccagcctgccatggcaggggcacGGGGCAAGAAGCGGGGGAAGAGCCCCTTGCCAAAGGCCGCCAGCAagcgcagggctctggcaggcagcacgcgGGTGGCAGGGCGGGATTAG